GCTGCCGTTCTTCCCCGCGCCGGCCGAACCGACGCTTGGCATCATGGGCGCGGCGCTGGCGCTCGGCGTGATGTGCAGCGGGATCGCCTACATCATCTACTTCAAGCTGATCGAGGATGTCGGGCCGACCTCCGCGCTGACGGTCACCTTCCTCAATCCCCTGTTCGGCATCCTGTGGGGCGTGCTGTTCCTCGGCGAGACCGTGGGCTGGTACACGGCGGCGGGCGCCGCCATCGTCATCACCGGCACCGCGCTGGTGACTGGCTTCGTGCCGCGCTTCGGCGCGCGGACCGCAGTCGCGGCACGATGATGCAGGTAACGATCCTGCTCCCCGCCGGCTACCAGAGCGCCGACGTCCTCGCCTTCCACAGCCGCGATGCGGAAAGCGTGGCCGAGCAGGTCACCGAAGACCGGATCCTCAAGGGCGTGCTGCTCGATGGCGTGCCGGTGCTGTTCGACGTGGCGCTAACGCCGTTCGAAGCCCTGTGCGACGTGCATGCGGATGGCGCGCTTTCGCCGAAGGCGCAGCAGATGGTGCAGGAAGCGCTGCTCAACATCCTTGGCCTGCGCATCGATCCTGCGCCCTTCCTCGCGCTGGCGGGCGAGGACGATTTGCTGGGCGACGTGGCGCGGCGCCGGCCGCATCTGCGCGTCGTGCAGTCGGCCACGATCTTCGAAGCGCTGACCTGGGCCGTCATCGGCCAGCAGATCAACCTGACCTTCGCCATCGCGCTGCGCCGCACCTTCATCCAGCAGGCGGGCGTGCGGCACAGCAGCGGCGTGTGGTGCTATCCCGAAGCGAAGCAGGTGGCTGCGCTCGAGCTGTCCGACCTCACCTCGCGAAAATTCTCCGGCGCGAAAGCGGAAACCCTGCTGCGCCTTGCGCGATTGGTAGCCGAGGGCGAGTTGCGGCTCGACCGCGGCGATGACATCGGAAGCGCCAGCGCCGCCCTGTTGGCGGTGAAGGGCATCGGTCCCTGGACGGTGAACTACGCGCTGCTGCGCGGCTACGGCTACGCCGACTGCTCGCTGCACGGCGACGTCGCGATCCGTGCCGCCTTCCAGCACCTGCTGGGCGAAGACGCCAAGCCGGACATGCCGCGCACCGAAGCGCTGCTGGAACGCTACAAGCCCCACCGAACGATGGCTGCGG
This window of the Massilia sp. R2A-15 genome carries:
- a CDS encoding DNA-3-methyladenine glycosylase 2, yielding MMQVTILLPAGYQSADVLAFHSRDAESVAEQVTEDRILKGVLLDGVPVLFDVALTPFEALCDVHADGALSPKAQQMVQEALLNILGLRIDPAPFLALAGEDDLLGDVARRRPHLRVVQSATIFEALTWAVIGQQINLTFAIALRRTFIQQAGVRHSSGVWCYPEAKQVAALELSDLTSRKFSGAKAETLLRLARLVAEGELRLDRGDDIGSASAALLAVKGIGPWTVNYALLRGYGYADCSLHGDVAIRAAFQHLLGEDAKPDMPRTEALLERYKPHRTMAAAHLWASLQDK